The Hymenobacter sp. 5317J-9 genome has a window encoding:
- a CDS encoding response regulator transcription factor, with the protein MKILIVEDEAPLRSTLLEFLRHEGYVCEVAETYQQAHEKIKLYQYDCVLVDLTLPDGSGLNLVRTLKADKSVAGVLIISARGSLDDKVQGLELGADDYLPKPFHLAELNARLRSIIRRRQFQGQRHIVFRDLTIFPDQTLVLVKEKPLTLTRREYDLLLFLLANPNRVLTKEAIAEHIWGDDADMADSFDFIYSHFKNLRKKLQEHGADNYIRTIYGLGYKLETA; encoded by the coding sequence GTGAAAATTCTGATTGTTGAAGACGAGGCGCCGCTGCGCAGCACGCTGCTGGAGTTTTTGCGGCACGAGGGCTACGTGTGCGAAGTGGCCGAAACCTACCAGCAGGCGCACGAAAAAATCAAGCTCTACCAGTACGACTGCGTGCTGGTGGACCTGACCCTGCCCGACGGCTCGGGCCTGAACCTGGTGCGCACGCTCAAGGCCGACAAGTCGGTGGCCGGCGTGCTCATCATCTCGGCCCGGGGCTCGCTCGACGACAAGGTGCAGGGCCTGGAGCTGGGCGCCGACGACTATTTGCCCAAGCCCTTTCACCTGGCCGAGCTGAACGCGCGGCTGCGGTCCATCATCCGGCGGCGGCAGTTTCAGGGCCAGCGCCACATCGTATTTCGGGACCTGACCATCTTCCCCGACCAGACGCTGGTATTGGTAAAGGAAAAACCCCTCACGCTCACCCGGCGCGAGTACGACCTGCTGCTGTTCCTGCTGGCCAACCCCAACCGCGTGCTCACCAAGGAGGCCATTGCCGAGCACATCTGGGGCGACGACGCCGACATGGCCGACTCGTTCGACTTCATTTACTCGCATTTCAAGAACCTGCGCAAGAAGCTGCAGGAGCACGGGGCCGACAACTACATTCGCACCATCTACGGCCTGGGCTATAAGCTCGAAACCGCGTGA
- a CDS encoding phosphatase PAP2 family protein yields the protein MKTLAIRLLLALSVGTTSYTSIYAQVAPSPADTTRKYENPGGMPAAVKQPFLKSKLFKAVAIPAVLITYGAITAQGDAGINRSAREFTQRQFRPVNTMIDNTVIFLPYLELGAVALAGVESRNDRINTLLIIAKGEAIMLASTFAVKYLAHETRPNGQDNLSFPSGHTAQAFLAASIVHTEFRDKSQWYGVGAYTIATSVAALRMINDKHWQSDVVAGAGFGILSAHLAYLSHRNRWGRKSIGRDVSMTPAYFGSGASGVSLSWRPTR from the coding sequence ATGAAAACGCTTGCTATTCGCCTCCTGCTGGCCTTGTCCGTTGGGACAACCTCCTACACTTCGATTTACGCGCAGGTCGCCCCGTCCCCTGCCGACACCACGCGCAAGTACGAAAACCCCGGCGGGATGCCTGCCGCCGTCAAACAGCCCTTCCTCAAGAGCAAGTTGTTCAAGGCCGTAGCCATCCCGGCCGTACTCATCACCTACGGTGCCATCACGGCGCAGGGCGACGCGGGCATCAACCGCAGTGCCCGCGAGTTCACACAGAGGCAGTTCCGGCCGGTGAATACGATGATTGACAATACGGTCATCTTCCTCCCTTATCTGGAGCTGGGCGCGGTGGCCCTAGCCGGCGTGGAATCGCGCAACGACCGCATCAACACCTTGCTCATCATCGCCAAGGGCGAGGCCATCATGCTGGCCAGCACCTTCGCCGTGAAGTACTTGGCACACGAAACCCGCCCCAACGGGCAAGACAATCTCTCGTTCCCGTCGGGCCACACGGCGCAGGCGTTTCTGGCGGCCAGCATCGTGCATACCGAGTTCCGGGACAAAAGCCAGTGGTACGGCGTGGGCGCCTACACCATTGCCACGAGCGTGGCCGCCCTGCGCATGATAAACGACAAGCACTGGCAGTCCGACGTGGTGGCCGGCGCCGGCTTCGGCATCCTCTCCGCCCACCTGGCCTATCTGAGCCACCGCAACCGCTGGGGCCGTAAAAGCATCGGCCGCGACGTGAGCATGACGCCGGCCTACTTTGGCAGCGGTGCCTCGGGCGTGAGCCTGAGTTGGCGCCCCACCAGGTAG
- a CDS encoding TolC family protein has product MRRLSCLLSVFLLLALKAAVPAWAQQPAAPPVLNAPPIYTPSAALTSPRRLADFLQAARQNSPLLRENINQVGQNRIDSLVRARQNGVQVGGIGSALYYPSITNSQGESVLGYDNAISNGGNYAAIAQATKPILNRFQLQTDYQILASQGQVLRNTGRLSALDLRRSITDQFLTAYAAETQLSFSRSLLTQLREQDKMLRQLVNGGIFKQTQYLSFYLSVRTQEVTVEQDRLAYRRELGTLRALAGVADTALVTLEAPTPPSHRPLAGLLAPAQRQYTLDSLRLRLDRQAIDATYRPKVSAVLDAGLQSSSYLPVALAHSVGIGGGLQLTLPIFDGHQRQLQYQRLDLSEQSRRGYRQFLTVQRQQQYEQLEGLIRASDALLARIREQLRVADALVGAARQQLATGDVAILDYLNLVTSYRTLQFSLTQAQTEQLRSRFALDYLAEQ; this is encoded by the coding sequence GTGCGCCGATTATCCTGCCTGCTTTCCGTTTTCCTGCTGCTGGCCTTGAAGGCGGCCGTGCCGGCGTGGGCGCAGCAGCCTGCCGCGCCGCCCGTGCTCAATGCGCCACCCATTTACACCCCGTCGGCCGCGCTGACCAGCCCGCGCCGGCTGGCCGACTTTCTGCAAGCGGCCCGCCAAAACAGCCCTCTGTTGCGCGAAAACATCAACCAGGTTGGCCAGAACCGCATCGACAGCCTGGTACGCGCCCGCCAGAACGGCGTGCAGGTAGGCGGCATTGGCTCGGCGCTGTATTACCCGTCCATCACCAACAGCCAGGGCGAGAGTGTGTTGGGCTACGACAACGCCATTTCCAACGGCGGCAACTACGCGGCCATCGCCCAGGCCACCAAGCCCATCCTCAACCGCTTCCAGCTGCAAACCGACTACCAGATTCTGGCCAGCCAGGGCCAGGTGCTGCGCAACACCGGCCGCCTCTCGGCGCTGGACCTGCGCCGCAGCATCACCGACCAGTTCCTGACTGCCTACGCGGCCGAAACCCAGCTCTCCTTCAGTCGCTCGCTGCTGACGCAGCTGCGTGAGCAGGATAAAATGCTGCGCCAGCTGGTGAACGGCGGCATTTTCAAGCAAACGCAGTACCTGAGCTTCTACCTCTCCGTGCGGACCCAGGAAGTGACCGTAGAGCAGGACCGCCTGGCCTACCGCCGCGAGCTGGGCACGTTGCGCGCCCTGGCCGGTGTGGCCGATACGGCCCTGGTGACGCTGGAGGCGCCCACGCCGCCCAGCCACCGCCCGCTGGCCGGCCTGCTGGCCCCCGCCCAACGCCAGTACACCCTCGACAGCCTGCGCCTGCGCCTCGACCGTCAGGCCATTGACGCCACCTATCGGCCCAAGGTCAGCGCCGTGCTCGATGCCGGCCTGCAATCCTCGTCGTACCTGCCCGTGGCCCTGGCCCACAGCGTGGGCATCGGCGGCGGCCTGCAGCTCACGCTGCCCATCTTCGACGGCCACCAGCGCCAGCTGCAATACCAGCGACTCGACCTGAGCGAACAAAGCCGGCGCGGCTACCGGCAGTTTCTCACGGTGCAGCGGCAGCAGCAGTACGAGCAGCTGGAAGGCCTGATTCGGGCCTCCGATGCCTTGCTGGCCCGCATCCGGGAGCAGCTGCGCGTGGCCGACGCGCTGGTGGGGGCCGCCCGGCAGCAGCTGGCTACCGGCGACGTGGCCATCCTCGACTACCTCAACCTGGTGACCAGCTACCGTACCCTGCAATTCAGCCTCACCCAGGCCCAGACCGAGCAGCTCCGCAGCCGCTTTGCGCTGGATTACTTGGCCGAGCAGTAA
- a CDS encoding efflux RND transporter permease subunit yields MPNRTSLFQAYKAPIAVLLALAMALGTVAYRRITVALFPEVTFPKVKVIADNGLVPVDRMMVTVTKPMEDAMKRVPGLKLLRSTTSRGSCEISAFLDWNVDVAKSQSLIESRLNQIRADLPPTAQISVERMNPAILPVMGYTLEAPGKSALELRKLALFTIKPFLSQVEGVSSVQIQGGRTKEYQVQLLPDQLAALGLGPDDVSKALGATNFVQSNGYLSDYRRLYLTVTDATITQKEDLENLVLRNDGRRIVRLADVATVGLGEQQEYTRINANGHDAVLISILRQPDANVVLVSDGVRAKVAALRAGLPRGVRLAPYYDQADFVAEVVRSVQDALWIGLALALVVTALFLRSWKATLTILGAIPVALALTIAVLYFGLGYSFNIMTLGAIAAAIGLMIDDAVVMVEQLHRVREDHPDESAGEVVRRSVGHLLPALVGSSLSTIVIFLPFALLGGVAGAYFKVLATTMVVALVCSFLVAWLGLPVIYLLLSRGPKQDKAEAPDTIDVDDANNQVGGDGSAALPKADSNHHEIPWVRAVIRHPAYSVIGILVLVGSMVLIIPRLATGFLPDMDEGAIVLDYHSPAGTSLEETDRMLRQAEKLIVKVPEVASYSRRTGTQMGFFITEPNSGDYLIRLKTDRQRSTEDVIADIREKIEATQPALEIDFGQVIGDMLGDLMSTVQPIEIKVFGPDATKRYALANQVTAVVEKVQGTADVFNGIVRMGPSVDVRPDPRRLAQYGLTATDFQTQLQTQLAGTTAGAVLEGEQLLNIRMRYPGAAQANLAQMQAEPVFLPNGQRRRLDELATVRITPSEAELERENLQAMTAVTARLDNRDLGSAMAEIKQKLERDVPLPPGYFIQYGGSYAEQQQSFQELLTILGTACLLVFAVGLFLFRDLKAAGLILLVAVLGPAGGSLALFLTHTPLNVGSYTGLIMVVGIIGENAIFTFQQFNEARAEAPVEQAIGYAIAARLRPKLMTALSAIAALLPLALGIGAGAQLHQPLAIAVIGGLLLALPLLLVVLPSLLRLAYKGQPMPAPAA; encoded by the coding sequence ATGCCCAACCGCACTTCCCTTTTTCAAGCCTACAAAGCGCCCATTGCGGTGCTGCTGGCCCTGGCGATGGCCCTGGGCACGGTGGCCTACCGGCGCATCACGGTGGCGCTGTTTCCGGAGGTGACGTTTCCGAAGGTGAAGGTGATTGCCGATAACGGGCTGGTACCCGTGGACCGCATGATGGTGACCGTGACAAAGCCTATGGAGGACGCCATGAAGCGCGTGCCGGGCCTGAAATTGCTGCGCTCAACCACCAGCCGCGGCAGCTGCGAAATCTCGGCTTTTCTGGATTGGAACGTTGACGTAGCTAAGAGCCAGAGCCTGATTGAGTCGCGCCTGAACCAGATTCGGGCCGACCTGCCGCCCACCGCCCAAATCTCGGTGGAGCGCATGAACCCGGCCATCCTGCCGGTGATGGGCTACACGCTGGAAGCCCCTGGCAAGTCGGCGCTAGAGCTGCGCAAGCTGGCGCTGTTCACCATCAAGCCGTTTTTGTCACAGGTAGAGGGAGTTTCGTCGGTCCAGATTCAGGGCGGGCGCACCAAGGAGTACCAGGTGCAACTGCTGCCCGACCAACTGGCCGCGTTGGGTTTGGGTCCGGATGACGTGAGCAAGGCCCTCGGTGCCACCAATTTCGTGCAGAGCAACGGTTACCTGAGCGACTACCGCCGCCTCTACCTCACCGTCACGGACGCCACCATCACCCAGAAGGAGGACCTCGAAAACCTGGTGCTGCGCAACGACGGCCGCCGCATCGTGCGCCTGGCCGATGTGGCCACCGTGGGCCTGGGCGAGCAGCAGGAGTACACCCGCATCAACGCCAACGGCCACGACGCCGTGCTCATCTCCATCCTGCGCCAGCCCGACGCCAACGTGGTGCTCGTCTCCGACGGCGTGCGGGCCAAGGTGGCGGCCCTGCGCGCCGGCCTGCCGCGCGGCGTGCGCCTGGCCCCGTACTACGACCAGGCCGATTTCGTGGCCGAGGTCGTTCGCTCGGTGCAGGACGCGCTCTGGATTGGCCTGGCGCTGGCCCTGGTGGTCACGGCGCTGTTCCTGCGTTCCTGGAAGGCTACGCTGACCATTCTCGGGGCCATTCCGGTGGCGCTGGCGCTCACCATCGCGGTGCTGTATTTCGGCCTGGGCTACTCGTTTAATATCATGACGCTGGGGGCCATCGCCGCGGCCATCGGCCTCATGATTGACGACGCCGTGGTGATGGTGGAGCAGCTGCACCGCGTGCGCGAAGACCACCCCGACGAATCGGCTGGCGAGGTGGTGCGGCGCTCGGTGGGCCATTTGCTGCCCGCGCTCGTCGGCTCTTCGCTGAGCACCATCGTGATTTTCCTGCCGTTCGCGCTGCTGGGCGGCGTGGCGGGTGCCTATTTCAAGGTACTGGCCACCACGATGGTGGTGGCGCTGGTGTGCTCGTTTTTGGTGGCTTGGCTGGGGCTGCCCGTTATCTATTTATTGCTGTCGCGCGGGCCCAAGCAGGACAAAGCGGAGGCCCCGGATACCATCGACGTGGACGACGCCAATAATCAGGTAGGTGGCGATGGCAGCGCGGCCCTGCCCAAAGCGGATTCCAACCACCACGAAATTCCTTGGGTGCGGGCCGTCATCCGGCACCCGGCATATAGCGTCATCGGTATCCTCGTTTTGGTAGGCAGCATGGTGCTCATTATCCCGCGCCTAGCCACCGGCTTTCTGCCCGACATGGACGAGGGCGCCATCGTGCTCGACTACCACTCGCCCGCCGGCACCAGCCTGGAAGAAACCGACCGCATGCTACGCCAGGCCGAAAAGCTGATTGTGAAAGTGCCCGAAGTGGCCAGCTACTCGCGACGCACCGGCACGCAGATGGGCTTTTTCATCACCGAACCCAACAGCGGCGACTACCTCATCCGCCTCAAAACCGACCGCCAGCGCAGCACCGAAGACGTTATTGCCGACATCCGTGAGAAAATAGAGGCGACCCAGCCGGCGCTGGAAATCGATTTCGGCCAGGTCATCGGCGACATGCTGGGCGACCTCATGAGCACCGTGCAGCCCATCGAAATCAAGGTGTTCGGCCCCGACGCCACCAAGCGCTACGCCCTGGCCAACCAGGTGACGGCCGTGGTGGAAAAAGTGCAGGGTACCGCCGACGTCTTCAACGGCATCGTGCGCATGGGCCCCAGCGTGGACGTGCGCCCCGACCCACGCCGCCTCGCGCAGTACGGCCTCACCGCCACCGATTTCCAGACCCAGCTGCAAACCCAGCTGGCCGGCACCACGGCCGGCGCGGTGCTCGAAGGCGAGCAGCTGCTCAACATCCGGATGCGCTACCCCGGCGCCGCCCAGGCCAACCTGGCCCAGATGCAGGCCGAGCCCGTGTTCCTGCCCAACGGCCAGCGCCGCCGGCTCGACGAGCTGGCCACCGTGCGCATCACGCCCAGCGAAGCCGAGCTGGAGCGCGAAAACCTGCAAGCCATGACCGCCGTCACGGCCCGCCTCGACAACCGCGACCTGGGCAGCGCCATGGCCGAAATCAAGCAGAAGCTGGAGCGCGACGTGCCGCTCCCGCCCGGCTACTTCATCCAGTACGGCGGCTCGTACGCCGAGCAGCAGCAGTCGTTTCAGGAGCTGCTCACCATTCTGGGCACGGCCTGTCTGCTGGTGTTTGCCGTGGGCCTGTTTCTATTTCGGGACTTGAAAGCGGCGGGCCTGATTCTGCTGGTGGCCGTGCTGGGGCCGGCGGGCGGCAGCTTGGCGCTGTTTCTGACCCATACGCCGCTGAACGTGGGCTCCTACACCGGCCTCATCATGGTGGTGGGCATCATCGGCGAAAACGCCATCTTCACCTTTCAGCAGTTTAACGAGGCCCGCGCCGAAGCGCCCGTGGAGCAGGCCATCGGCTACGCCATCGCGGCCCGCCTGCGCCCCAAGCTGATGACGGCCTTGTCCGCCATTGCCGCGCTGCTGCCGCTGGCGTTGGGCATCGGGGCCGGCGCGCAGCTGCACCAGCCCTTAGCCATCGCCGTTATCGGGGGCTTGCTGCTGGCCCTGCCGCTGCTGCTCGTGGTGCTGCCCAGCCTGCTCCGCCTGGCCTACAAGGGCCAGCCGATGCCGGCCCCGGCGGCTTAG
- a CDS encoding HlyD family efflux transporter periplasmic adaptor subunit codes for MTFLNRLFFLLALTSLAACGAKDPAAADEAAAPADGEEEAAVKPRALVTVGSIQTDTLTDVLRLSAVSAYAAKDALRATTTGYMLAPTPVVGQQVRAGQTVFTIQTKESKTLHLDKLTGDPRLKFSGIIPIKSARAGILATVDKLAGDYVQDGEQLGLTYDKSRFGFILDVPVTQLRYVHTGQTCRILLPDGRVLPGRVAEVLATADVSIQTQRYTIRPTGPVPDLPENLAVQVELDKTAPHLARTLPRGAVLTDETQTEFWVMKLLNDSTAVKVPVTVGAQEKDHIEIKQPAFSPKDRILLSGNFGLDDTAAVKVTRPVAAEKE; via the coding sequence ATGACCTTTCTAAACCGCCTTTTCTTCCTCCTTGCCCTCACCAGCCTCGCGGCCTGCGGGGCCAAAGACCCAGCCGCGGCCGATGAAGCTGCCGCACCCGCCGACGGCGAGGAGGAAGCGGCCGTGAAGCCCCGCGCGCTGGTCACGGTAGGCAGCATTCAAACCGACACCCTCACCGATGTGCTGCGGCTGAGTGCCGTGTCGGCCTACGCGGCCAAGGACGCACTGCGGGCCACCACCACCGGCTACATGCTGGCGCCCACGCCCGTGGTGGGCCAGCAGGTGCGCGCCGGCCAAACGGTGTTCACCATCCAAACCAAGGAGTCGAAAACCCTGCACCTGGATAAGCTCACCGGCGACCCGCGCCTGAAATTCAGCGGCATCATCCCCATCAAGTCGGCCCGCGCGGGCATTCTGGCGACGGTGGATAAGCTGGCCGGCGACTACGTGCAGGACGGCGAGCAGCTCGGCCTCACCTATGATAAAAGCCGCTTCGGCTTCATCCTCGACGTGCCCGTGACCCAGCTGCGCTACGTGCACACCGGCCAGACCTGCCGCATCCTGCTGCCCGATGGACGCGTGCTACCGGGCCGCGTGGCCGAGGTGCTGGCTACGGCCGACGTGAGCATCCAGACCCAACGCTACACCATCCGGCCCACCGGCCCGGTGCCCGACCTGCCCGAAAACCTGGCCGTGCAGGTGGAGCTCGACAAAACAGCCCCGCACCTGGCCCGCACCCTGCCGCGCGGTGCGGTGCTGACCGACGAGACGCAAACCGAGTTCTGGGTGATGAAGCTGCTCAACGACTCCACCGCCGTGAAGGTGCCGGTGACCGTGGGCGCGCAGGAAAAAGACCACATCGAAATCAAGCAGCCGGCTTTCTCTCCGAAGGACCGGATTCTCCTCAGCGGCAACTTCGGCCTCGATGACACGGCTGCTGTGAAAGTTACCCGGCCGGTGGCGGCGGAGAAAGAATAA